GTGGGGGAAGGCCGCGGCGAGCAGCAGGGCTGCCCACCCGAGGCGCCGAGACGGGGCCATCACGCCGCCCCGGCCTTCCGGGCGGCCTTGGCGGCCTCGCGCTTGAGGGTGCGGCGCTCGTCGGCGGTGAGCCCGCCGAAGATGCCGTACGGCTCATTGCGGTCCAGGGCGAGGGCCAGACACATCTGCCGCACCGGGCAGCCGGCGCACACCATCTTCGCCCGGCGGACCGCGAACTCACTGGCCGCCGGGTCGGCGTCCGGGTCGTCCACGTCGGGCTCGGCGTAGAACAGGTTCGGGTCCACGCCCTGGCAGGCGGCGCCGCGCAGGTCGCCGTCCGGGGACGGGACGATCTCCACGGCCAGCGAGCCGGTCGGTCGGGCGGTCAGGTGCGGGTGGGCGGTGCCGCGCAGGCCGCGACGGACGAAGCGGGTCATCACGCGGCCGCCTTCCACACCAGTGCCCGGCGCCGCTCGGCCGTGCGCATCAGCGCCTTGGCGTAGCGGGCGGGCTCGGGGGCGAGGTCGCGCAGCACGTCCCGGGCGACGTCGAGGCGCACCACCGTGTCGGTGGCCGTCTCGCCGTCGGCGCCGGCGAACAGCTCGATGTCGATGCCGAGGGCCAGCTCGGCGAATTCGGAGGCCGTGGCGGCCTCCTGGCCTGCGACAATCAGCCGCATGGGTCTACCTCGTTCCAGTCGATGGGGGTGGGCCCGAGGGCCGCCGCGCGATTCCTTGGCCGGGAGCGCGGCGGCCCGACTCGGGCCATGGCCGCTCGCATCGCGAGCGGTGGTTCCCCGATCGCCCGCGAGCGCGGGACAGATCGGAGTCGAAGATCAGAGGTGGCTGTGCAGGGGCTTCGCCGGGCCCGCCGCTGCCGCGACGGCCGGTCCCGAGCCCGAATCGGGCGCGCCATCATCACTGTCTGGCGCCAGCAGGTGGACATCACCCGGTCCACACGGAGACGGGAAAGAGCCCGTCACGCACCCTGTTGAGTTCTCAAGGAACAAGCACTTCCTTCGGGGGGCTGTCACCCCACCCCTCCGGGCGTATTTGCACAGCTCAGGGCAGCCCAAAGAAGGCCCAGAGCTGAGAGAGGGAGGGTCGACCGCTCGTGCTTCGAGCGGCCCGCCTGACATCTAGAGTGCTCTAGATGAATCTAGGTCGTCAAGCCCTATCGCCCTAGACGTGTTAGGGCGCTCCAGGGCTTAGGCTTGAAGGCATGACTCTTGTGCAGGATGAGCGGGCGCCGTACGTGCAGGTGGCGGACATCCTCCGGGCAGAGATCGCCTCGGGGGTGTACGAGCCCGGCGCGAAGCTGCCTTCCGTGAAGAAGCTTGCGGAGCGGTTCGGAATCGCCGAGATGACCGTGCACAGCGGTCTGCGGGTGCTCCGCGAGGAAGGGCTGATCGTGGCTAGCCCGGGCCGCGGCACCTTCGTTCGACGTGACGTGGACCCGAAGGCGCTTGACGTGGTCGCCACCTCGGCGGCGGGTGGCGATATTCGGAGCCAGGTGGAACATCTCGCCTCCCAGGTGGAGCAGTTGGTTGCGCGGGTTGCGGAACTTGAACGGCGAGTAGTCGGTTCGTCCGTTCCTGACTAACCATCGGATAGCCGCGAGTGATCCACTAGTGACAGCAGCGGTGTCGCGGGGGTGACACAGGGGGTGTCACTGGCCTGTCACCCCCTGCTGTCCATGCGATTTGCAGTGCCAGACTCAGAGCAAGCACCATCCCCACAGGGAGGGCACCAATGAGCTTGGACAGGCCCGCATGGGCGCGCCGCATGACCGCCGAGCGGGACGCCCGCGGCTGGTCGCAGACCGACGCCATCGGGGCGTTGAGGGCGCACTCGCCGAAGACGCTGCCGGAAGACCCGACGATGCTTCGGCAGTGGAAGCGTTGGGAGTCGGGCGAGGTCGTGCCGAGCGAGTTCTACCAGCCGCTCATTGCTGCAACCTTCGGGACGGTCACGCACGCGCTCTTTCCAGTGGCCGGCCGGCGGGATGGTAACGCCGAGATCGTCGCGGCGAGCGGGATGGAGACGCTCGAAATCGTCAGCCGCCTCCAAGCCTCTGACGTGGACAACGCAACGATGGAGGCGCTCCGCATTACCACCGACCGGCTCTGTTCGGAGTACGCCTTGCTCCCCAGCGCACAGCTCGCCCTCGAAGGGCGTCAATGGCTCAAGCGAGTGGTTGGACTCCAGGGGCAGCGGCTCACGCTTGCCCAGCACCGCGAGGTGCTGGCCATGTCC
This genomic window from Streptomyces sp. TLI_235 contains:
- a CDS encoding regulatory GntR family protein, which encodes MTLVQDERAPYVQVADILRAEIASGVYEPGAKLPSVKKLAERFGIAEMTVHSGLRVLREEGLIVASPGRGTFVRRDVDPKALDVVATSAAGGDIRSQVEHLASQVEQLVARVAELERRVVGSSVPD
- a CDS encoding transcription factor WhiB, producing MTRFVRRGLRGTAHPHLTARPTGSLAVEIVPSPDGDLRGAACQGVDPNLFYAEPDVDDPDADPAASEFAVRRAKMVCAGCPVRQMCLALALDRNEPYGIFGGLTADERRTLKREAAKAARKAGAA